One part of the Candidatus Neomarinimicrobiota bacterium genome encodes these proteins:
- a CDS encoding UpxY family transcription antiterminator — protein MIKLENEERLWFPVHVRARHERTIRDELLKQGYEVYLPMVKRRRRWSDRYKIIELPLFSGYLFINMDQRLKYYVLDVPGVQGFITFQGQMAHIPDFQIDFIHRMLERPETFEVVNKVIKTGHKVRVVSGPFIGMKGIVKDIKNRSRMYVNIDHIQHTLCIEVSEYDLELIGDGTS, from the coding sequence ATGATAAAACTGGAAAATGAAGAACGGCTCTGGTTTCCTGTGCATGTCAGAGCCAGACATGAACGGACGATTCGTGATGAACTGCTGAAACAGGGCTACGAAGTTTATCTGCCGATGGTCAAACGCAGACGCCGTTGGTCGGATCGCTACAAAATCATCGAATTGCCCCTTTTCTCAGGATACCTCTTTATCAATATGGACCAGCGCTTGAAATACTATGTTCTGGATGTGCCGGGCGTTCAGGGCTTTATCACCTTTCAGGGACAAATGGCCCATATCCCCGATTTCCAGATCGATTTTATCCACAGGATGCTTGAACGCCCTGAAACCTTTGAGGTGGTGAATAAAGTCATAAAGACAGGCCATAAGGTGCGGGTTGTTTCCGGTCCTTTTATCGGGATGAAAGGTATTGTGAAAGATATCAAGAATAGATCCCGCATGTATGTGAACATTGATCATATTCAGCATACACTCTGTATTGAAGTATCGGAATATGATCTGGAACTGATTGGAGATGGAACTTCATAA
- a CDS encoding menaquinone biosynthesis decarboxylase, with protein sequence MLFSSMKEFIAELKQRGDLLEIDRKVDPYLEISEISHRFVKDGGPALLFNQVKGTGFPVTQNLFASPDRISLALGVSHPDEIGNRIRDIIRQKAPRGFMDKLSLFSRLLEAAKFPPKQVKQAPVQEVILTGKDASLDALPVITCWPRDGGPYFTLPQVITEDPETGIRNVGMYRMQKFDATTTGMHWQQHKHGASHFEKYRKMGKKMPVCVALGGPPVLTYVSTAPLPENIDEYLFAGFLQKKPVHLVKSITSDLMVPADADFILEGYVDPREPFRTEGPFGDHTGFYSLEDEYPVFHVTAITHRKDAVYPSTIVGVPPMEDYWLGYATERIFLPLAQMIMPEIRDYHMPPEGVFHNLVFVSIKKQYPGHAYKVMQGLWGLGLMMLAKVIVILDEEVNVQNPSEAWWTALNHIDPRRDILFTRGPVDNLDHASTQPGFGSKMGIDGTRKMPEEGFTRRWPDKITMDEEIIAKVNEYYPELLKLNELLKHDKTGK encoded by the coding sequence ATGCTTTTTTCATCCATGAAAGAGTTTATTGCCGAACTGAAACAACGGGGCGATTTATTGGAAATTGACCGGAAAGTAGATCCGTATCTGGAAATCAGTGAAATATCCCATCGGTTTGTGAAAGATGGTGGCCCCGCACTCCTTTTTAACCAGGTTAAAGGGACAGGTTTTCCCGTTACTCAAAATCTTTTCGCATCTCCCGACCGGATTTCCCTGGCATTGGGTGTTTCCCATCCTGATGAAATCGGCAACCGCATCCGGGATATTATCCGGCAAAAGGCTCCCCGGGGATTTATGGATAAACTATCTCTTTTTTCGCGGTTGCTGGAAGCAGCTAAATTCCCGCCGAAACAGGTGAAACAGGCACCGGTTCAGGAAGTGATCCTGACGGGAAAGGATGCCAGCCTTGATGCTCTGCCGGTTATTACCTGCTGGCCCCGGGACGGTGGCCCTTATTTCACCCTTCCCCAGGTAATTACCGAAGATCCGGAGACCGGTATCCGGAATGTAGGTATGTACCGCATGCAGAAATTTGATGCCACAACAACGGGTATGCACTGGCAACAACATAAACACGGGGCATCCCATTTCGAAAAATACCGGAAAATGGGTAAGAAAATGCCGGTCTGTGTGGCTCTGGGAGGGCCACCGGTTCTGACCTATGTCTCTACAGCCCCCTTACCTGAAAATATTGATGAATACCTTTTTGCCGGATTTCTGCAAAAAAAACCTGTTCACCTGGTGAAAAGTATAACATCTGACCTGATGGTTCCTGCAGATGCGGATTTCATCCTCGAAGGATATGTGGATCCCCGGGAACCTTTCCGCACGGAAGGACCCTTTGGGGATCATACGGGATTTTATTCCCTGGAGGATGAATACCCGGTTTTTCATGTCACGGCAATCACTCACCGGAAAGATGCCGTTTACCCGTCCACAATTGTCGGGGTTCCTCCCATGGAAGATTATTGGCTGGGATATGCCACCGAACGGATTTTCCTGCCATTGGCCCAAATGATCATGCCTGAAATCCGGGATTACCACATGCCTCCGGAAGGGGTATTTCATAATCTGGTGTTTGTCTCCATAAAAAAACAATATCCCGGACATGCCTATAAAGTGATGCAAGGATTGTGGGGATTGGGACTCATGATGCTGGCCAAAGTAATTGTGATTCTGGATGAAGAGGTGAATGTTCAGAATCCATCTGAAGCCTGGTGGACTGCTCTGAACCATATTGACCCCCGGCGGGATATTCTTTTTACCCGGGGACCGGTGGATAATCTGGATCATGCATCCACACAGCCGGGCTTTGGCAGTAAAATGGGAATTGACGGAACCCGAAAAATGCCGGAAGAAGGATTTACACGCCGCTGGCCGGATAAAATCACGATGGATGAGGAAATTATTGCCAAAGTAAATGAATATTATCCCGAACTGCTGAAACTGAATGAGCTGTTGAAACATGATAAAACTGGAAAATGA